Genomic segment of Myxococcus stipitatus:
GCGCTCGATGCCGGGTGTGGATGCGCTGTCGCGAGAGCTCGTCGAGCGGGTCAACGCCTGGCTGGAGCGCTCGTCCGAGGCGGCGGCCCTGAACAGCCGCGAGCTTCGCGAGCCCGGGGCCCGCGCGCGAGAGCTGGCCACGGGCGCGGTGAAGGGCGTGGTGGCGGAGCTGGAGGCCGCCCTGCCCGCGCTGTCACCCATGGGCGCGGAGGTGGCGTCGCAGGCGGGGCGCGGGTTCGTCCAGGGACTGGGGGAGGCGCTGGAGTCTCGCTCCGGGAAGTTCGACGAGGTGCTGGACGAGGCCGGACGGCGGCTGGTCCATGCGGTGGTGGAGCAGCTGGACCTGGAGCTGCGGGCCCTGCGCTCACGCACCGGGCTGGACGTGGGGGGCGCCGTCGCGTCCATGGCCGAGCGCACCGCGGGGGCCACGGTGCGCGGCGCCTCCGAGGAGCTGCGCCGTCAGGTCCGCGCGACGCGCGAGGCGGGACAGGTGCCGTCGCTGCGCTCGGCCAGTCGCGAGGTGACGCTGGGCGTGCTCTCGGCGCTGTCGGAGCGGCTCTTCCGGCCGCTGGCGGTGATGACCGGGGTGGGGGGCGTGCTCGCGCTCACCGCGTTCACCCTGACCCGTCGGCGGTGAGGCTTCCGGAGGGGCGCGCCGCGTGCTGTGCGGCTCCTCGCGCCGCGACTACGATGGCGCGCCATGCTCCGCTCCCGCTCGTTGCCCCTGGCCGTCCTGCTCTCGCTGGTCGTCGCTCCCCTGGCGCTGGCCGCCGCGGGGCCCCAGCTCCAGGCCTTCTTCTCCCCCGAGCTGAAGAGCGCCGCGTACCAGCAGGGCGTCTATGCGCGGGTCGCCGGCAAGTGGAAGCAGCCCGGGAAGAAGGGGCTTCCCGCCGTGGGGGGCAAGACGGTGGTCCAGGCGGTGCTGGGCCGCGACGGCAAGCTCCTCTCGGCGGTGGTGACGACGGAGTCCGGCTCGAAGAGCTGGGATGCGGCGGCGCTGTCCGCCGTGCAGAAGGCCGCGCCCTTCGCGCCGCTGCCCAAGGACTATCCCCTGGCCACGTTGGACGCGCACTTTCACGTCGCGTGGGTGTCTTCTCCCTGAAACACGCAGGCTCGGTTTGACCATCGCGGGGAAGCGCACGGAGCGTATATGGTGCGCCCCCATGGCAACCCCTCATATCTCCGCCGCACCCGGCGACTTCGCCGACGTGGTGCTGATGCCCGGTGACCCCCTCCGGGCTCGCTACATCTCCGAGCGCTTCCTGACCGACGCCCGCGGCGTCACGTCCGTGCGCAACATGTTTGGTTTCACCGGCACCTATCAGGGGCGCCGGGTGTCGGTGATGGGCCATGGCATGGGCGTGCCGTCCATCTCCATCTACGCAACCGAGCTCATCAATGTCTATGGCTCGAAGGTGCTCATCCGCGTGGGGAGCTGCGGCGCGCTTCGCACGGACGTGAAGCTGCGCGACGTCATCGTGGCCACCGGCGCGGGGACGGACTCGAAGGTGAACCGGATGCGGCTGATGGGGCACGACTTCCCGGCCGTGGCGGACTTCCAGCTCGCGCGGTGGGCCATGGAGGCGGCCGAGCGTCGCGGCAAGGCCGTGCGCGCCGGCGCCGTCTTCACCTCGGACCTGTTCTACCACCCGCAGGAGGAGCTCAACGCGAAGCTCGAGAAGATGGGCGTCCTCGCCATCGAGATGGAGGTCGCGGGCCTCTACGGCGTGGCGGCGGAGTTCGGCGCCCGGGCGCTGGGCCTGCTCACCGTGTCGGACCACCTCAAGTCGGGGGAGGCCCTGTCGCCGCAGGACCGGCAGACCTCGTTCGACGAGATGATTGAGCTGGCGCTCGACGTCGCGCTCAAGGTCCCGGCGACGACGCCCTGAGCGCGAAATCCCCGCGCCCGATGTGAGGAAGGGGGCACTCCAGGAGCGCCCTCCAGGGCAGGGAGGCGTAAAAAGTCAGGGAGGGGCTTTGTGCTCGAACGAATCTCGGGCAATTCTGCGGCCCGGTGCGTTACCCCATCTGGCTCCTCTTGGTCTGCGCCGGCTGTGCCGGGCGCATGGTTCCTCCTCCGGGCGGCGATGCTGCCCTTGCGTCCGTTCGCTCGCCAGGGCTGACAGCGGCGCCCGGGCAGGCAGCTCCGGCGCCCGCTGAAGCCCCGGCGACGACGGCCGCGGTGCCCGTGGCGACGGTGGAAGCGCCGGCCCCCGGCGCATCGGCGCCCGTGGCGGACGAGAGCTGCGCGCTGTCCGCGGAGGACCTGGAAAGTGATGACGACACCTCCGAGGCGGGGGACGCCGAGGGCGACGTCGGCGAGGGCGAGACGCCCGTCGTCGGTGGCGAGGTCCCCACCGGGCCGCTGTACACGGCGGACATCTCCGACGAGGAGCTGGCGCGGCGCTGGAAGAGCGACGTCGCGTCGCTGGGCTCCATGGCGGTGGGCTTCGCGCACAGCGGCCGGCTGGTGAATGGCGTGCAGTTCCCCAAGGGCGACGACTGGATTGTCGTCTCGCCCGAGATTGCGTGGGGCACGCAGGAGAGCATCGACTACATGGTGGCCGCGATTAAGGAGGTCCGTGCGCGCTACCCCTTCGCGCCGCTCCTGCGCGTCAACGGCATCAGCAACAAGGACGGCGGCCACAAGCGTCCGCACAAGAGCCACCAGAACGGCCGGGACGTGGACGTCGGCTTCTACTACCCGACGGTGGACCCCATCCGTGAGCGCGAGCGCGAGAAGTACATCAACGTGCCGCTCAACTGGGCGCTGGTCCGCGCCGTGGTGACGAAGACGGACATCCAGCTCATCCTCGTCGACAAGCGCGTGCAGAAGGTGCTGTACGACTACGCGCTGTCGGTGGGCGAGGACAAGGCGTGGCTCGACTCGCTCTTCAGCCCCACGGGCATCATCCGGCACGCGCGCCGCCACCGCGACCACTTCCACATGCGCTTCCACAATCCGCGGGCCCAGGAGCTGGGGCGGCGGGTGCAGCCGCTCCTGGCGCTCCAGCCGGAGCACAACGTGACGACGCACCGCGTGCGCTCGGGCGACACGCTGGGGGGCATCGCGCTGCGCTACGGGTCGACGGTGGCGCTGATTCGCAAGGCGAACCGCATGCGCAACACCTTCCTGCGCGCGGGCCAGCGGCTGTCCGTGCCGCTGCGCGGGCCGTGCACGCACTGCCCGGTGCCGCCGCCCGTGGTGCTGCCGGCGCGCAACCTGCCGCCCGAGCCGAAGGCGCCCCTCGTGGCCGCCGCCGCGAGCGCCGAGCAGGCCCCGGTCGCCTCGAACTGTGTGAAGCCCGCGGCCCCGGTGGACCAGGCCACCACCGCCGCGGCCGCCGCGTCCGGTGCCGTGACTCCAGCCTCCGCGCTCCCCGCCCAGCCCCCATCGGCGCTGGTCGACAGTGCCCCGCCCTCCGCTGCCGCGCTGCCCGTTCAGCCGGCGCCAGCCGCCGTGGATGTGAGTGGGGCCGCCGCGCCGCCGGCGAACGTGGTGGTGCCGGCTCCGGTGCCGTAGCCCTCGCGCGCGAGGGCGCACCCCCTTCCCGCGCCAATCCCCGGGGCATCGATTCCGCCTATCCCGCGCGGAGGGATGCGTGGCCTCCTGCTTCGGCGGTGCCGTGCCGGAGGTGGACAGCCTCCATGTCCGGAGGCTTAGAGGGGCATCCTCAGGCCCAGGTCCAGCGCGGGGAGGACTCGCACGTCGTTCTTGTCGTCGACGCGCATGAAGACGACGGGCACCCGGCCGCCGATGAGCAGCGCCAGCTCCGGCATGAGGTACACCCCGAAGGACGCCACCGGCACCGCGGCCGGGCCGACCGTCCAGAAGGTCTTCCAGGGCGTGGTCTGCACCACGAGCTGCACGCTCGCCTCGAGCCCCAGTGACAGCTCCGTGTGGCGCCCCCGCTTCTTCCACGCGTAGCCCATCCCCACGCCGCTGATGAACTCGCCCGTGTTGTCGCGGCTGCCCTTGCCCAGCTCGAGCGAGAACGTCAGGCCCCGGGCCTTGGCTTGCGACACCTCCAGGCGGAACGTCAGCAGCGCTCCGGCGGGCTCGAGCACCGTGTGGCGCGCGCCCATCGACATGCTCAGCTCCCGCTTGAGGGTGGGCGACTGCGGGAAGAACTCCTCGAAAGGGGCCGGCTGCCAGGAGCCGTCCTGCCCCGCGGGCGGGGGCGTCACCGCCACCACGGGGTCGGGGGCCGCGTGCAGCGGCGCCGGAGACAACGGCTCCTCGCCGGGGAGCGTCTCACTTGCCAGGGCCCGCTGCCGGGGCTGGGGCTCCGGCTCCGGGCGCAGGGCCCGCGCCGGGTCCGCTGACGGCTCGGCCGCGGCCTCCTCGGTGGACTCGAGTGCGCCCTTCGCCAGGCCCGCCAGGGCTTTCTGTCCCACCGGCTGGAGGTCTCCCCAGCCCACCTTGAGCACCTGTCCCCAGGCCGCGGTCACGGTGCCGATGTACTGCTGGCCCCCGCGCCACGCGCGCAGCTCGTACTCCCCCGGCGGCACCGCGAGCCGGGGCACCGCGCCCAGCCCCAGCTCGGCGAGCACGGGGCCTCGGCCGGTGCGCAGCAGCAGCGCGCGCTCGAAGTCGGGCGGCAGCTCCAGCGCGGTGCCGGGGCTGGGCAGCTGCGTGAGCACCAGCTCGCCCTTGCCCGTGAGCCGATAGGCATACGCCGGATGCTGTGCGCCCGTGAGCACGTCCGCCGTCGCGGAGACCGTGTGGAAATAGGCGTACTGATACGCCTCCCCCAATGTCACCAGCCCATCCCCGGACGCGTCCGCCGCGCCTCTGAGCCCCGAGACCAGGTGGTGCGTGAAGAGCGACCCGCCGACCTCGCGCGACTCCAACGCCAGCTCATCCTCCGCGCTGGACGTCAGCAGCGCATGGCCCGTGCTGTGGACCTCATCCGTCAGCCGCAGCTCGAACGAGGGCCCGGGACGCCCACCCTTGAACTGGAGCAGCGCGCCACTGCGGCAGCTGTCGACGATGGCCAGCCGCACGTCCGCGCGGGTGGCCTCCAGCCAGTTGCGCAAATCCTTGTAAGGCAATCGCTCCGTGCCCAGCTCCAGCGCCACGCCATCCGAGTGCCCGGAGAAATAGAAGAGCAGCACCACCCGCGTGTCGGGCGTGCCCCGCAGCGCGTCGACCTTCCGCGCCGCCGTCGCCAATGCCAGACGCACCGTCGCCAGGTCCTTGCCCTGCAGGACGATGAGGTCCGAGGCCGCCACGTCTCCCAGCTCCGAGAGGACTCCCGCGAGCTTCGCGGCGTCCGCCTCGGCGTAGCGCAAGGGAGGCCGGGCTCCGCTGCCCACGTTGTGTCCCACCAGCACGGCGATGCGACGGGTGCCGGCCTGGGCCGGCAGGGTGGCGCACAACACGGCGGCGAGCACGAAGCAGCGGATGAAGGTCATCACGGCTGGGTCTTCTCGAAGAGGAAGGTGACTTGGGCTCCAGCGGGTACCGCCAGTCGCGTGCGGTCGCGAATGACGTCGGGCCCCCCGGCCGAGAGCTCCCTGAGCGCTGGGGCCACGGACTCGAAAGTCAGTGGCTGCCGCGAGAAAAGGGCGAACAGTCGCTCGGGGCCCGGGGCGTTGTCGAGTACCACGCTCCCGGGAATCTCCACGGGCAGGCCATTGGAGGGCAGCAGCCCGCTCTGGGTGCCACCAAAGGGGTAGTACGTATTCACCTGCCCGGCGCCATCCACCGACACCACGAGGACGAAGGGCAGGCCCTCTCCCTCCACCACGAAGCGCACCTGGTCTCCGGGCGCCAGCGCCTCGCCTTCCTCCACCTTCCACGTGCGCTCGCCGCGGTGCGCGAAGAGCTGAAAGACGGTGCCGCCCTTGGGGGAGAACTCGGGCTCCTCGGGCATGGGCACCCACACGAGCGCCACCGCGAGCAGCGCGGCGGAGCACGCGGCCAGGGCGGGCGTCCACCAGCGCCAGCGGCTGCTCCACGGCGCCGGCCGCGAGGGGAGCGCGTCGGCGCGAGGAAGCACGTAGGCCACGAAGTGCCGCCGGTACGAAGCGAGCTCCTCGGCGCGCGCGCGACAGGTGAGGCACGCGTCCAGGTGGGCCTGGGTGGTGTCGCGCTCCTGGGGGGGGAGCGCATCCATCGAGAGGGCCTCCAACTTGAGGTTGGAGACATGGGAGGGGGAGTTCATGCGGTCGGCCTCCCGGCGAGCGCGTGTGCGTGCCGGTGGAAGTCAGCGAGGCGGTTGACGACGGTGCGACGGGAGATTCCAAGCACCTGGGCCACCTCGTCCTGTGTCATTCCATCGGCGAGGTGGAGCCAGGCGACTTCCGCCACTTTCGGGGGGGCCGTGGCGATGAGGCGCCGGGCCAGGTCCCGGTCCTCCAGAAGCCGCTCGGAATCGAGACCTGGGACATCCGGGACGTCGGCGACGGGAAGGGCGCGGCGGTGCCGGTCCCTCGCCTGGTTGAGGCAGTAGTTGGTGGCGACGCGGTAGATCCACGCCAGCGCATGGTGGGCATCCGGCGCGCGCTCCAGCTGCCGGTGGAGGCGAAGGAAGGTCTCCTGGGTCGCGTCCGCCGCCGCGGCGTCATCACCCAGAATCTGCCGGCACCGCGCATAGAGCGACGGCCCGTAGGTGCGGTACAGCGTGTGGAGGCGATCTTCGGACATGGTGTTTTCGAGTTCCGGCCAACCCAACGAACACCTGGGGTCCAGGGATTGCGCAAGGGCTCCAGCGGAACGGGGTGCTGTGGTAGCACGGGGCGCGCATGGCACTCCCCCCCCGCCGAGGCCCCTCACTGGCCCACAAGGCCCGTCAGCGCAGCCCCGGCCACCACTACAACGCGAGCTTCCTGTCCTCGGTGGACCGGGCGGACATCCTGACCTGGCTGGGAGGGCTGCACCCGCTCTGGGAGGAGCGCTACTCCAAGCACTTCCCGCCGCCCCCGGGCCAGCAGCAGCGGCGCCTCCTCAGGCCCGTGTACTGGCTGGGCAACTGGCAGTTCGCCTGCCTGGACTACTACCGCCCCCCGAAGGGCGTGCTCAACCGGTGCGTGAAGGCGGAGCCCTTTCCGGCGGTGCTCCAGCGTCAGGTGACGAAGGTGGAGGAGCTGGCGCGGCGCATGTTCCGGGGCCCGGACCTGCCCAAGGGCTGGCACCTCAACACCTGCCTGGTGAACTTCTACGGCAGTCGCCTGGAGGCGGACCGCTGGGTCGACACGGCCCGGGTGGGCGAGCACAAGGACTTCGAGCCCGGACCGGTGGCCTCGCTGTCCTTCGGTGAGCGGGCGCTCATCCAGTTCGTCACGTCGACCCGTCCGGGGGAGCGCGACGCGGTGGTGCTGGAGCAGTGGCTGGATGACGGCTCGCTGGAGCTGTTCGGCGGGAAGCAGTGGAAGGAGGAGACGTTCCACCGCGTGCAGCGGGTGGACACGCGCGAGGGCCATGACCTGGCGCCGAAGCTTCCGGACTTCCGCACGCGCCGCATCAACCTCACGTTCCGCTACGTGCCGGACGTCCACGTGACGCCGTTCGCCGCGCTGTCCGCCGAGGCGCGCGAGGACGTGCGCGGCTACATGGAGCAGCTGGCGAAGGGCAGCGCGTTCTTCCGCGAGGAGCTCGCGCGCGAGGCCCGGCAGCCCATGCCCTGACGTCGCGGGCGCTCAGTCGCGGCGGGGCTTGCGGTGCGTGCGGGCGTGGCGTCCGGCGGGCTGTCCGGGGTCGCGCCGCGCGGCGTCCTGCTGCGGCGGGCCCGGGTCCTTCTGCGAGGCGAGGAAGTGCGTCCACGCCTCCTGGAACACGGGGTCCTCGCGAGGCACGGGCACGCGGGGAATCTGTCCTCGCATGATGCGCTCGATGCGCTCCACCACGTCCTTGTCGCGCGAGGTGGCGAAGGTGGAGGCCACGCCGCTGGCCTGCGCGCGCGCGGTGCGGCCGATGCGGTGGACGTAGTCCTCGGGCGAGTGGGGCAGGTCGAAGTTGATGACCTGGCCCACGTCCTCCACGTCGAGTCCGCGCGCGGCGATGTCCGTGGCCACGAGGCAGCGGTAGGTCCCCTTGCGGAAGCCCTCGAGCGCCTGCCGGCGCTGGTTCTGCGTGCGGTCCGCGTGCAGCACCGCGCTCTTGTGGCCCGCGCGCTGGAGGGTGCGCAGGACCTTGTCCGCGCGCTCCTTCGACTTCGCGAAGACGAGCGCCGTGGTGGTGTCCTGGGCCAGCAGGGTGAGCAGGAGCGCGGACTTCTCCTCGGGCTTGACGATGTAGAGGCGCTGCTCGGCGCGCGCGGCGGGGGTGCCGCTGCGGGTGACCTCCACGCGCACCGGACGGACCAGCTGCTCGCGGGCGAAGCGCCCCACGTCCGCGCCCAGCGTCGCGGAGAACAGCAGCGTCTGTCGCTTGCGCGGGAGCGCGGAGAGGATGCGCTGGAGCTGTGGGAGGAAGCCCATGTCGAGCATCCGGTCCGCTTCATCGAGGACCAGGGCCTCCAGCTTGGGGAAGCGGGCGGCTCCGGTGTCGAGCAGGTCCACCAGCCGGCCGGGCGTGGCGAGGACGAAGGTGGGCTGGGCCTGGAGGGCCTCGACCTGGGCGCCCATGTCCTCGCCGCCGATGATGACGGCCTGGGTGAGGCCTCGGGCCTCGGCGAAGACCTGGACGGGCTCGGAGATCTGCTGCACGAGCTCGCGGGTGGGGGCGAGCACCAGGGCGAGCGTGCCCTTCTTGCTCGCGAAGCGCTCCACGAGGGGGAGCACGTAGGCGGCCGTCTTGCCGGTGCCCGTGGCCGCGCAGCCGATGACGTCCTTGCCGGCGAGGGCGGGGGGGATGGCCTGGGACTGGATGGGCGTGGGCTGGGTGAAGCGCACCCGGCGAAGCGCGCCGAGGGTGGCTTGAGACAGTCCGAGCCGTTCGAAGGAATCACTCACGGCCTTGGGGGGTATCACGGCGGACGGTGCGATGGGAAAGAGCCTCGCGGGGCACTGTCGTCCGGTAGGTTGTGGCGTGAATGACTTCCGCGCTGCCGCCCCTGTCCGTGGTGCTCGACACCAACGTGGTCCTGGACCTCTACGTCTTCGAGGACCCCGCCACGCGTGTGTTGTGGGAGGCGCTGGAGGCGGGGCGGGTGGTGGCGTGGGTGGAGGAGGGGATGCTGGCGGAGCTGGGCTACGTGCTCGCCTCGCGAAACTTCCTGCGCGGGCGGGAGGTGGAGGCCCGGCGGACGGCGCTCGAGCGCTACCGGGCCCGAGCGCGGCTGCTGCGTGAGGGGGAGGGGGCGCCAGTGGCGGAGCTGCCTCGGTGCAAGGACCGGGATGACCAGCGGTTCTTGGTGCTGGCCGCGCGGGCGCGGGTGGATTGGTTGGTGAGCAAGGACAAGCGGGTCCTCTCGATGGCGGACCGGCGGGAGATGCCGTTCGCCATCCTCACGCTCCGGCAGGCGGTGGCGAGGCTTGAGACTCCCGCGAGGGCAGGGGGCGCGATAGAACGCGTCTCATGAAGGCCTACGAGATTCGCGGGAAGTTCGGGCTGGAGAACCTGGTGGCGTGTGAGCGGCCGGACCCCACGCCGGGACCGTTTCAGGTGCGGGTGCGGGTGAAGGCCACGAGCCTCAACTACCGCGACTTGATGATGGTGGAGGGGCGCTACAACCCCTCGCTGAAGCTGCCGTTGATTCCGAACTCGGACGGCGCGGGTGTGGTGGAGGAGGTGGGGCCAGGGGTGACGCGCGTGAAGCCGGGGGACCGGGTGATGGGGGCCTTCTCGCAGGCGTGGCTCGCGGGTGAGCCCTCGCGCGCGGTGCATCAGAGTGCGCTGGGTGGGCCGCTGGATGGCGCGTTGGCGGACACGATGGTGCTTCGCGAGGAGGGCGTGGTGGCGACGCCGGACGACCTGTCCGATGAAGAGGCGGCGACGCTGCCTTGCGCGGCGGTGACGGCGTGGAGCGCGCTGGTGACGCATGGCGCGGTGAAGGCGGGGGACGTGGTGTTGTTGCAGGGGACGGGCGGTGTCTCCATCTTCGCATTGCAGATCGCGAAGCTGCTGGGGGCGCGCATCATCGTCACGTCCAGCCGCGACGAGAAGCTGGAGCGGGCGCGGGCGCTGGGGGCGCATGACGTCATCAACTACGTCACGACGCCGGACTGGGAGAAGGTGGCGCGGGGCCTCACGAAGAACGTGGGCGTGGACCACGTCGTGGAGGTGGGAGGGGCGGGGACGTTCGAGAAGTCACTGCGCGCGGTGCGGCCGGGCGGGACGGTGTCCGTCATTGGGGTGCTGAGTGGGGGCGCGGCGACGATGCAGTTGACGCCGATACTCATGCAGAACCTGCGAGTGCAGGGCGTCGTCGTGGGGCACCGCGAGAGCTTCGAGGCGCTGCTGCGCGCGTTCACCCAGCATGCGGTGCGTCCGGTGGTGGACCGCGTCTTCCCGTTCGAGGAGGCGGTGGCGGCGTTCCACCACCTCAAGAGCGGGGCCCACTTCGGCAAGGTCGTGGTGCGAGTGGGCTGAGCGGCCGGCCCGGTGGCGAGGTGTGCTCACCGGGGCCGGCGGACGCCGTGACGCTTCAGGAGCCCGTTTCGGTGGGCCCTGAGTCGGACGGGGTGGAGGAGCGAGCTACGTAGCTCACCTGGGGCCCGCCGCGAGCCGCGCGAGGGCCGCCCCGGTTCGAGTTGGGGTGCTGCGGTCGAGCCCCATTGCCGTTCTGCCGAGGCTCTCGCATCACGTTGCCACCTGGCGCGGATGCCGGTGTCGTGCTGACGGCGGGCCGGCTCTCCACGATGGGCTGTGCCCCTCGACCAGGACCTCCCCGGCGCTGCTCATTGCGAGGGGGCCGCGAGTCGTTCTGCCGAGGCGAACCGTTGGCGCCGTTCTGCTCCCCATTGCCGTTGTTGTAGTGGCCGTTCGGCTCCGAGGACGGGCCATTGGCCTGGCGCTCATGTCGCTCGTTGCGACGCCCACCCATGGGGGGCCGAGGCGAACCGTTGCGAGCGTCCTCCCCACCAGCGTCAGGCGCGCCGTTGCGCGAGGTGCCCTGATAGGACCGCTGGCCGTTGTTGCGCGACTCCCCGTTGAAGGACTCGGAGGCGCCATGGCGAGCGTCGCCCGCGGAGGCGTGCTGCTCGCCGAGGTGCCCGTTGTCCGGATGGGACGCTGCCCCTTCGTTGCGCGCATCGCCTTGGAAGGAGCGAGGTCCTCCGTTGCGTCGGCCGTTCTGGGAAGCGCGCGGACCCCCGTTGCGCCGATCACCCTGAGAAGGACTTTGTCCTCCATGGGGTGCGTCGCTCTGCGGGGAGGATGGACCTCCATGGCTCTGCTCACGCAGGGAGGACGCCTGCCCCCCGTTGAGTGCATCACCCTGGAAGGAGCGCGGACCGCCGTTACGGCGCCCACCCTGAGACGGGCCCTGGCCGCCGCGCCCATCGCCCTGGAAGGAGCGAGGGCCTCCGTTGCGTGCATCGCCCTGCGAGGGACTCTGCGCTCCGTTGGACACATCGCCCTGGAAGGAGCGAGGGCCTCCGTTGCGTGCATCGCGCTGCGAGGAACTCTGCGCTCCGTTGGACGACACATCGCCCTGGAAGGAGCGAGGGCCTCCGTTGCGTGCATCGCCCTGCGAGGGGCTCTGCGCTCCGTTGGACACATCGCCCTGGAAGGAGCGAGGGCCCCCGTTGCGAGCATCGCCCTGTGAGGGACTCTGCGCCCCGTTGGACGCATCGCCCTGGAAGGCGCCTGGCGCACCGTCGCGACGCCCACCCTGCGAGGCGCCGTGGCCACCGTTGCGCGAGTCGCCCTGGAAAGAGCGAGGACCGCCGTTGCGCGAGTCGCCCTGGACGGAGCGAGGGCCACCATTACGCGCATCACCCTGGACGGAGCGCGCCCCTCCATTGCGTGCATCGCCCTGCGCGGGACCTTGTCCCCCGTTGCGTGCATCCCCTCCAGGTGACGGACGCGCCGTCGCGCCGCGTTGACCTCCACCCGCCGCCGGCGCTCCGCTCCGCTGTGCCGCGGGCGTCGCGGGCCGGTTGTTGCCCTGACGCGGAGGCGGACGACCTCCACCCCGGCGCCCGCCTCGCTGCGGAGGCGACGCCGGCGGCTTCCCTCGCTCACCACCGCCCTGCCGCAGGACCAACGCCTCCAGCTCGCGCAGCTCCGCCTCTTCAGCCTCCTCGGGCGTCATCGCGGCCCGGGCCGGCTCGGGCGCCACCACCTCCACCGCCTGGGCGCGGAAGTCGCGTCGCGGGCCCCCTTGAGGCCGTGCGTCCGGACGCCCATCCCGCGCGCCCCCTCTTCCTCCCTGCCGACGCGGCGCCTCACGGAAGTTCCCGGACGGCACGAAGTCCGGCGTGAGCTCCCGCCGCACATACGCGTTCCAGATTTCACCCGTGTCGCCCGCCATCCCGTGCAGCCACGGCGCGAACGTCGCGAGGAACTCGCGCACATTGTCCAGGTCTCGCCGGAAGTAGAACTCCGCGCGGTTGTTGCGCGCGGCGGCGATGGTCTGCGGGAAGTCGATGATGGTGGGACCCGCCCAACTCATCAGGATGTTGTACGGCGACAGGTCCCCATGGATGAGGTCCGCGCACAGCATGCTGATGACCTGCGCGCGCAGGTCCAGGTACATGTTCTGCGCATCCTCGGGGGTCGCCGGCGGGGCCTCCACCAGGCGCGGCGCCGGATGGCCCTCCGCGTCGACCACCACCTCCATCAGGAGGATGCCCTCGTAGAACATCACCGGCGTCGGAACCCGGACGCCCTGGGCGTGCAGCTTGTACAGCGAATCCGACTCGGCGCTCTTCCACGCCTCCTCGGCGGCGGCCTGCCCGAAGCGGCTGCCCTTCTCCATGGCGCGACGGGTCCGGGAATTGCGCACCTCGCGCCCTTCCCGATAGCCCGCATTGTTGCGGAAGTTGCGCTCGTGGCGCTCCTTGTACAGCTTGGCGGCCACCACCTGCCCGGCGTGCTGGACCAGCCACACCTCCGCCTCCTTTCCCGTCTTCAACTGGCCGATGACGGCCTCGATGATTCCGTCGGCGAGGAGGGTCTCTAGCGAGTCATTCATTCCGAGGCGGAAGTCCTGAGGGGCTCGGGCGGGTGTACGCGGATGCGCGCGGGCGGCCCTGCTCGCACCGCGCAATGGCATGTGAACATCGCGGAAGGCCCTCTTGCTACCGCCTTGACGCCGGGAGCTTCCGGAAGACCCAACGCTCGGCCTGCTAACAGTTTGTCTGTCGGCGTTCCAGGGTATCAATCGGCCAGCGGAGGGGGTGGGTCACGCATGACCGTGCCCTGGAGTGCCGGCGGATGTCATTTCCAGGACGCTGGGGCGGCCTCCGGGACGAAGCCCGC
This window contains:
- a CDS encoding PIN domain-containing protein, whose translation is MTSALPPLSVVLDTNVVLDLYVFEDPATRVLWEALEAGRVVAWVEEGMLAELGYVLASRNFLRGREVEARRTALERYRARARLLREGEGAPVAELPRCKDRDDQRFLVLAARARVDWLVSKDKRVLSMADRREMPFAILTLRQAVARLETPARAGGAIERVS
- a CDS encoding NAD(P)-dependent alcohol dehydrogenase, which encodes MKAYEIRGKFGLENLVACERPDPTPGPFQVRVRVKATSLNYRDLMMVEGRYNPSLKLPLIPNSDGAGVVEEVGPGVTRVKPGDRVMGAFSQAWLAGEPSRAVHQSALGGPLDGALADTMVLREEGVVATPDDLSDEEAATLPCAAVTAWSALVTHGAVKAGDVVLLQGTGGVSIFALQIAKLLGARIIVTSSRDEKLERARALGAHDVINYVTTPDWEKVARGLTKNVGVDHVVEVGGAGTFEKSLRAVRPGGTVSVIGVLSGGAATMQLTPILMQNLRVQGVVVGHRESFEALLRAFTQHAVRPVVDRVFPFEEAVAAFHHLKSGAHFGKVVVRVG
- a CDS encoding RIO1 family regulatory kinase/ATPase, which produces MNDSLETLLADGIIEAVIGQLKTGKEAEVWLVQHAGQVVAAKLYKERHERNFRNNAGYREGREVRNSRTRRAMEKGSRFGQAAAEEAWKSAESDSLYKLHAQGVRVPTPVMFYEGILLMEVVVDAEGHPAPRLVEAPPATPEDAQNMYLDLRAQVISMLCADLIHGDLSPYNILMSWAGPTIIDFPQTIAAARNNRAEFYFRRDLDNVREFLATFAPWLHGMAGDTGEIWNAYVRRELTPDFVPSGNFREAPRRQGGRGGARDGRPDARPQGGPRRDFRAQAVEVVAPEPARAAMTPEEAEEAELRELEALVLRQGGGERGKPPASPPQRGGRRGGGRPPPRQGNNRPATPAAQRSGAPAAGGGQRGATARPSPGGDARNGGQGPAQGDARNGGARSVQGDARNGGPRSVQGDSRNGGPRSFQGDSRNGGHGASQGGRRDGAPGAFQGDASNGAQSPSQGDARNGGPRSFQGDVSNGAQSPSQGDARNGGPRSFQGDVSSNGAQSSSQRDARNGGPRSFQGDVSNGAQSPSQGDARNGGPRSFQGDGRGGQGPSQGGRRNGGPRSFQGDALNGGQASSLREQSHGGPSSPQSDAPHGGQSPSQGDRRNGGPRASQNGRRNGGPRSFQGDARNEGAASHPDNGHLGEQHASAGDARHGASESFNGESRNNGQRSYQGTSRNGAPDAGGEDARNGSPRPPMGGRRNERHERQANGPSSEPNGHYNNGNGEQNGANGSPRQNDSRPPRNEQRRGGPGRGAQPIVESRPAVSTTPASAPGGNVMREPRQNGNGARPQHPNSNRGGPRAARGGPQVSYVARSSTPSDSGPTETGS